From Cyclopterus lumpus isolate fCycLum1 chromosome 4, fCycLum1.pri, whole genome shotgun sequence, a single genomic window includes:
- the LOC117730114 gene encoding trypsin-like isoform X2 — MTRATHRFLLLHLLTCLGLHALGSEIINGRNVPKNSMLYMASVQNDGVHKCGGFLINEHFVVTAAHCKHPKLSVVLGTHNLQKVDNKSMRYDVKTCKFPSYENVEKGDDIMLLKLSRKARLDNKVQPIQLQKTKMRDESNCSVAGWGYTITGGKPDNVLKAVDVRIVNQKVCKEKWGENLPAKAICAGGYGTDKGFCQGDSGGPLVCSGKAVGVVSFNYNKNCSYPNKPNVYTDVSKYLEWIKKRNRC; from the exons atGACGCGCGCCACGCACAGGTTTCTGCTTCTCCATCTCCTGACGTGCCTCGGGCTTCACG CACTCGGGAGCGAGATCATAAACGGCAGAAACGTCCCGAAGAACTCAATGCTGTACATGGCGTCGGTGCAGAACGACGGAGTCCACAAATGTGGAGGGTTCCTCATCAATGAACACTTTGTGGTCACCGCGGCGCACTGCAAGCACCC GAAACTCAGTGTCGTTCTCGGTACGCACAATCTCCAGAAGGTCGATAATAAATCAATGAGATACGACGTGAAGACGTGCAAGTTTCCATCTTACGAGAACGTTGAAAAAGGGGACGACATCATGCTTCTCAAG CTGTCCAGGAAAGCTCGACTGGACAACAAAGTACAACCGATCCAACTCCAGAAAACCAAGATGAGAGATGAATCAAATTGCAGCGTAGCCGGGTGGGGTTATACGATAACTGGTGGAAAACCCGACAACGTGCTGAAGGCGGTGGATGTGCGCATCGTGAACCAGAAGGTCTGCAAGGAGAAATGGGGTGAAAATCTTCCTGCCAAAGCTATCTGTGCAGGCGGATATGGCACAGACAAAGGGTTCTGTCAG GGTGATTCCGGTGGCCCTCTGGTGTGCAGCGGGAAGGCTGTTGGAGTTGTGTCTTTCAACTATAACAAAAACTGCAGCTATCCAAATAAACCTAACGTCTACACAGATGTATCCAAATACCTTGAGTGGATCAAAAAGCGGAACCGTTGTTAA
- the LOC117730114 gene encoding trypsin-like isoform X1, producing MTRATHRFLLLHLLTCLGLHALGSEIINGRNVPKNSMLYMASVQNDGVHKCGGFLINEHFVVTAAHCKHPWPFRKLSVVLGTHNLQKVDNKSMRYDVKTCKFPSYENVEKGDDIMLLKLSRKARLDNKVQPIQLQKTKMRDESNCSVAGWGYTITGGKPDNVLKAVDVRIVNQKVCKEKWGENLPAKAICAGGYGTDKGFCQGDSGGPLVCSGKAVGVVSFNYNKNCSYPNKPNVYTDVSKYLEWIKKRNRC from the exons atGACGCGCGCCACGCACAGGTTTCTGCTTCTCCATCTCCTGACGTGCCTCGGGCTTCACG CACTCGGGAGCGAGATCATAAACGGCAGAAACGTCCCGAAGAACTCAATGCTGTACATGGCGTCGGTGCAGAACGACGGAGTCCACAAATGTGGAGGGTTCCTCATCAATGAACACTTTGTGGTCACCGCGGCGCACTGCAAGCACCC ttggccTTTCAGGAAACTCAGTGTCGTTCTCGGTACGCACAATCTCCAGAAGGTCGATAATAAATCAATGAGATACGACGTGAAGACGTGCAAGTTTCCATCTTACGAGAACGTTGAAAAAGGGGACGACATCATGCTTCTCAAG CTGTCCAGGAAAGCTCGACTGGACAACAAAGTACAACCGATCCAACTCCAGAAAACCAAGATGAGAGATGAATCAAATTGCAGCGTAGCCGGGTGGGGTTATACGATAACTGGTGGAAAACCCGACAACGTGCTGAAGGCGGTGGATGTGCGCATCGTGAACCAGAAGGTCTGCAAGGAGAAATGGGGTGAAAATCTTCCTGCCAAAGCTATCTGTGCAGGCGGATATGGCACAGACAAAGGGTTCTGTCAG GGTGATTCCGGTGGCCCTCTGGTGTGCAGCGGGAAGGCTGTTGGAGTTGTGTCTTTCAACTATAACAAAAACTGCAGCTATCCAAATAAACCTAACGTCTACACAGATGTATCCAAATACCTTGAGTGGATCAAAAAGCGGAACCGTTGTTAA